The DNA region GCGCGCGCCCCCGGCGTCCCCACCGCCTTCACTCCGGATCGATGCGCTGGTTGGTGGGCGCCGTGCGGGCAAAGTCGCGGCGGGAGGACTCGGATTCCAAGCTCCCTCCACCAACCCAAGGCACGGATAGGTGGCAGGCAGGCGCCGTGTCCTTTTCTTCTTGGCGCGCGCGGCCCCCGGCCTTTTCGGGTCGAGGCGGCAAGCGTCAAACCCTGTGACGAAGCCAAATCCACCATGCGGGCATAAAGAAAATGCCTTCTCCCTTCCCCAGGCCGTGGGCCGGATCGTGGTACTCCGCTGCTTGCCGCCGCTGGCTGATGAGCCGATGAGGCGCGTGTCCTCCGGTCGCTAGCCTTGCCGGCCGTCTAGCGCGGAGGAGCCCGTCCCGTCCGTACCGACCCGGCACGCGGCGGCTTCGGGCGAATCCGGCGGGCACGCGATGCGCCAGCGGTGGGGCGGCTGCTTCTCGGGCGGCGACGTCCGCGTGGGCGGGCGCCCGCTcgaggagccggagccggaggtcTTCGCCTTCGCCGAACCCCTCCCGGCGTGGGCCCCAGGTGAGTGGCGGCACACCCTCCATTTTCTCTGGATTTGGATTCTGCCTCTGCGCGCGCGTGCGAAATGCGTGCCGCTAGATTGTTCCCACGAGGGCGAGGGATGGCTACCGTTGCTAATGGATGGATTCGGTGGTGGCATTCTTGAAGGTGGGGGATTCGCGCGGGGGAGGATGTGCATCGGCGGAGGGGAGCTGGAGCTCGCCGCGGCCACGTCGTTCCAGAAGATCTGCACACTGTCGTCGACGGGGCGGGGCGGCAGCAGCACCACCTTCTACCGGCCGGTCGGCGTCCCGGAGGGGTTCTGCCTCCTCGGGCACTACTGCCAGCCCAATTGCCGCCCGCTCCAcggccacctcctcgtcgcgaGGTTGGGCGCGCGCCCGACCGGCGCCCCGCtcaagccgccgccgctctgcgcGCCGCGGGACTACACGCTCGTCTGGGAGTTCCGCGCTGGTGGTGGCAGTGGCAGCCGTGGCGATGCCGGCTCCTGCTACGGCCTCTGCGACGCCTACTTCTGGGTCCCCGTGCCGCCGGTGGGGTACAAGGCGCTCGGGTGCCTCGTGACGACCGAGCCACAGAAGCCGCCGTTCGACGAGGTGACCTGCGTCCGCGCCGACCTCACGGACGAGTGCGAGCCGCACGGCTCGCTGCTCCACCTGCAGCTCGCGCGGCCGCCGTCGTCCTCGGAGTCCTGCGCGCCGGCCTTCGCCGTGCGCGGCGTGAGGCCGGTGCACCGGGGGATGTGGGGCAAGGGAGTGGGCGCGGGCACCTTCTGCTGCGCCGCGGACGGCGCCGCCCCGCGGGAGCAGGGCATGGCGTGCCTGAGCAACGTCGAGCTCGACCTGTCGGCGATGCCGACGCTGGAGCAGGCGCACGCCGTGATCCGGCACTACGGCCCCACGCTCTTCTTCCACCCCAAGGAGGTGTACCTGCCGTCGTCCGTCTCCTGGTTCTTCAAGAACGGCGCCGCGCTGTACAAGCGGGGCGGGGACGGCGCGGGCGAGGAGGTCGACGGCGAGGGGTCCAACCTCCCGGGCGGCGGGTGCAACGACGGGGAGTACTGGATCGACGTTCCCAGCGGCGAGCGGGGCCGCGCCTTGTGCCGCGGCAACATCGACAGCGCGGAGCTCTACGCACACGTGAAGCCGGCCATGGGCGGCGCGTGCACGGACGTGGCCATGTGGGTGTTCTGCCCGTTCAACGGCCCGGCGCGGCTCAAGCTCGGCCCGATCAGCCTCCCGCTGGGCAAGACCGGGCGGCACGTCGGGGACTGGGAGCACTTCACGCTCCGCGTCAGCAACCTCACCGGCGAGCTCATGGGCGTGTACTACTCGCAGCACAGCGGCGGGCACTGGGTGGACGCGTCGGCGCTGGAGTACACCGACGGCAACCGGCCCGTGGTGTACTCATCCAGGAACGGGCACGCGAGCTACGCGTACCCCGGCGTGTACCTGCAGGGCTCGGCGGCGCTCGGGATCGGCATCCGCAACGACGCCGCGCGGAGCTGGCTGTTCGTGGACTCCAGCGCCAAGTACCGCATCGTGGCGGCGGAGTACCTGGGCGAGGGCGCCGTCGCCGAGCCGCAGTGGCTGCAGTTCATGCGGGAGTGGGGCCCGACGGTGGTGTACAAGTCGAGGAAGCGGATGGAGTGGATAGTCGGGCGGCTGCCACTCCGGATCAGGTGCCGAGCGGAGAACATGCTGAACAAGATGCCCAACGAGCTGTCCAGGGAGGAAGGGCCGACCGGCCCCAAGGAGAAGAACAACTGGGAGGGGGACGAGAGGTGGTAGGAACGGAAAAGGGCTTCGATTTATTGGCGTGCTTTGTTGTACAACTGAGATGATTGTGCTAGAACTAGCGACTCAGATTGTTTGCAACAAAATTGTTGAGTGCTCGAAATTTGTTCATCCACTTGAAATGAACAGGTTCAAAGTCGGAACATTCAAGGAAACACTTGGTAGCCAGAATTCGTAGACTGAACACCTTCAACACTATAATGATAACGTAACGTAAATATTGTTGGTTTGCCGCAACAAATATGAACAATGCCGATGTGTCTTCCTCTGCTACTATATGTTGTCAAAAAGGAGTTTCACAACAAGGGTCAGACAGAAAAAACGACCCCATCTTCCACCATCAGTGTAGCTAACTATATGTAAAGATCATATATATGACTGCAACTGAGAAAAGA from Panicum hallii strain FIL2 chromosome 9, PHallii_v3.1, whole genome shotgun sequence includes:
- the LOC112877607 gene encoding uncharacterized protein LOC112877607, with translation MRQRWGGCFSGGDVRVGGRPLEEPEPEVFAFAEPLPAWAPGGGFARGRMCIGGGELELAAATSFQKICTLSSTGRGGSSTTFYRPVGVPEGFCLLGHYCQPNCRPLHGHLLVARLGARPTGAPLKPPPLCAPRDYTLVWEFRAGGGSGSRGDAGSCYGLCDAYFWVPVPPVGYKALGCLVTTEPQKPPFDEVTCVRADLTDECEPHGSLLHLQLARPPSSSESCAPAFAVRGVRPVHRGMWGKGVGAGTFCCAADGAAPREQGMACLSNVELDLSAMPTLEQAHAVIRHYGPTLFFHPKEVYLPSSVSWFFKNGAALYKRGGDGAGEEVDGEGSNLPGGGCNDGEYWIDVPSGERGRALCRGNIDSAELYAHVKPAMGGACTDVAMWVFCPFNGPARLKLGPISLPLGKTGRHVGDWEHFTLRVSNLTGELMGVYYSQHSGGHWVDASALEYTDGNRPVVYSSRNGHASYAYPGVYLQGSAALGIGIRNDAARSWLFVDSSAKYRIVAAEYLGEGAVAEPQWLQFMREWGPTVVYKSRKRMEWIVGRLPLRIRCRAENMLNKMPNELSREEGPTGPKEKNNWEGDERW